In one Dermacentor variabilis isolate Ectoservices chromosome 4, ASM5094787v1, whole genome shotgun sequence genomic region, the following are encoded:
- the EMC1 gene encoding ER membrane protein complex subunit 1: protein MKGSTYQMLSRLLLAILVAISTVRLSEFGAYALYEDQAGKLDWRQRFIGKPLYVYADHGSVGPNQRIVVATEKNVLASLNTRSGALTWRQVLEQDGSMHAVSSSGDLITVSGNAPYVRAWDVHTGVLQWEKTLPRSSAPLVRYDVNSHASELTTVEVYPGHHVVATVYNLRNGEMKTSPFVSAPWITDRTDCRLVEHKYLACLDTVVSTIRVMALGESAAFRDVPLSSLGIQLDDPTADPVLQPIEGPTQAHEDSYLALRMPDRGFALLRITKTGVRLAQMFPNATHLISMGDGWQGARKSLGNTAGGTRDELPCMGVVERLQNGISKVFVYELVDGNWHQKEDYEGQFAIPPTMAQATSIHLLPFLLKDLKPAYKTLVITEDDAVLLFHQQGRLLWTREEALASVLAAQFIDLPLSETDAKIEQEFGDDNANVLAMFLTRITMQLCQLQSLLLGLFASLSGTIGQPEAGVTSRDLTRDKFGFNKVILLSTAAQKLFALNNRNGQIVWSQHFPQLHPLNSAGTKKLPIFVQRTTAHYPHPPRCTVLGKHSSGNGYLVSVNPITGVILDTQELPYHIQQTSSLPFLDDEYTRGLLFLDSKLGVHTYPSSAKKLVYEHRDTQYLFTADPVTGNLVGYSLRPSTPTRLAVETVWAVSVQSEGQNITHIVMRNPLEHVHSQGRVMGDRSVLYKYLNPNLVAVVTEGTDNVHKVTSVTVHLIDVITGAFIYSGSHKRARGPVHIVHTENWIVYCYHNEKSRRAEISVIELYEGAVQSNTSAFSSFNSPPGAIVEHQSYVFPSSVDAMVDTVTEKGITSKHVLLALPSGAILELPKALLDPRRPITPTALHREEGLVPYMPELPINAEHIVNYNQSVARVAGFATAASGLESTCLVVAYGLDIFYTRVAPSKTFDILKDDFDHVLISVVLTILILVSYISKRFSARKALRAAWK, encoded by the coding sequence ATGAAGGGAAGTACGTACCAGATGCTTTCCAGACTTCTTTTAGCTATTTTAGTTGCTATCTCAACAGTGCGGCTGAGCGAATTTGGCGCATATGCTCTGTACGAAGACCAAGCAGGAAAGTTGGACTGGCGGCAACGATTCATCGGGAAGCCTCTGTACGTGTATGCTGATCACGGCTCGGTAGGCCCTAATCAACGCATCGTGGTTGCGACCGAAAAGAATGTGCTCGCCTCTCTTAACACTCGGAGCGGAGCCCTGACGTGGAGGCAGGTGCTGGAACAGGATGGCAGCATGCACGCAGTCTCCTCGTCCGGCGATCTCATTACTGTCTCGGGCAACGCACCCTACGTTCGGGCCTGGGACGTCCATACTGGAGTGCTTCAGTGGGAGAAGACTCTTCCGCGCAGCTCCGCCCCCCTGGTCAGGTACGACGTTAATTCTCACGCAAGCGAGCTCACTACGGTCGAAGTATATCCGGGTCACCACGTCGTCGCCACCGTCTACAACCTCCGAAATGGTGAAATGAAAACATCTCCCTTTGTTTCGGCCCCATGGATTACTGATCGGACTGACTGCCGGCTTGTGGAGCACAAGTATTTGGCGTGTCTCGACACCGTAGTTTCTACGATTCGAGTGATGGCACTGGGCGAGTCAGCAGCTTTTCGCGACGTTCCGTTGTCCTCTCTGGGCATCCAGCTTGACGACCCAACCGCCGATCCGGTCTTACAGCCAATAGAGGGTCCAACACAGGCACATGAAGATTCGTACCTCGCGTTGCGCATGCCAGACCGCGGTTTCGCTTTGTTGCGAATCACGAAAACAGGGGTGAGGCTCGCACAGATGTTCCCGAATGCTACGCACCTTATCAGTATGGGGGACGGTTGGCAAGGTGCTAGAAAATCGTTGGGAAACACGGCTGGCGGCACACGGGATGAGCTCCCATGCATGGGTGTAGTTGAACGACTACAAAACGGCATCAGCAAGGTTTTCGTATATGAATTGGTTGATGGCAACTGGCATCAGAAAGAAGACTATGAGGGCCAGTTTGCGATTCCACCGACTATGGCGCAGGCAACCAGTATTCATCTGCTGCCTTTCCTACTCAAGGATCTGAAACCTGCTTATAAAACGCTTGTGATTACCGAAGACGATGCCGtgcttctttttcaccaacaggGCCGTCTGTTATGGACGAGGGAAGAGGCCTTGGCATCAGTTCTTGCAGCACAATTTATCGACCTGCCTCTTTCAGAGACAGATGCCAAGATTGAACAAGAATTTGGAGATGACAATGCAAATGTGCTGGCCATGTTTCTTACACGCATAACAATGCAGCTGTGCCAGTTACAGAGCTTGCTGCTAGGTTTATTTGCCAGCCTCAGTGGAACTATAGGCCAACCAGAAGCAGGTGTGACTTCGCGGGATCTGACACGTGACAAATTTGGCTTCAACAAAGTTATATTGCTGAGCACTGCTGCTCAGAAGTTGTTTGCTTTGAACAACAGAAATGGTCAGATAgtttggagccagcatttcccACAGTTGCACCCCCTGAACAGTGCCGGCACTAAGAAACTCCCAATCTTTGTTCAGAGGACAACTGCACATTATCCACACCCACCTCGTTGCACAGTACTCGGGAAGCACAGTTCTGGCAACGGTTACTTGGTTTCAGTGAATCCCATAACAGGAGTTATCTTGGACACACAAGAACTTCCTTACCACATTCAACAGACATCATCACTACCTTTTCTTGATGATGAGTATACCAGGGGCCTCCTTTTCTTAGATAGCAAACTTGGTGTGCACACATACCCAAGCTCTGCTAAAAAGCTTGTTTATGAGCATCGTGACACACAGTATCTCTTCACTGCTGATCCTGTCACTGGAAATCTTGTTGGATATAGTCTCAGGCCGTCAACTCCTACAAGGCTTGCAGTAGAAACTGTGTGGGCAGTGTCGGTTCAAAGTGAAGGACAGAACATTACACACATCGTGATGCGCAATCCCTTAGAGCATGTTCATTCGCAAGGGCGGGTGATGGGTGACCGTAGTGTTCTGTATAAATATCTGAACCCAAATTTGGTTGCGGTTGTGACTGAGGGCACTGACAATGTCCACAAGGTTACCAGTGTGACCGTGCACCTGATTGACGTCATCACTGGAGCGTTCATTTACTCGGGAAGTCACAAGAGAGCTAGGGGTCCTGTCCACATAGTGCACACTGAGAACTGGATTGTCTACTGTTACCACAACGAAAAGTCTCGTCGGGCTGAAATATCCGTAATTGAACTTTATGAAGGTGCAGTGCAGAGCAACACTTCTGCGTTTTCATCATTCAACTCGCCACCAGGAGCTATTGTAGAACATCAAAGTTATGTGTTTCCGAGCTCAGTAGATGCCATGGTTGACACTGTCACAGAAAAGGGAATCACAAGCAAACATGTTCTTCTAGCCCTTCCATCAGGAGCTATTTTGGAACTACCAAAGGCACTTTTGGATCCACGAAGACCTATCACACCAACAGCCCTGCACCGGGAAGAAGGACTTGTGCCATACATGCCTGAACTACCCATCAATGCTGAGCACATAGTAAATTACAACCAGTCTGTTGCTAGAGTAGCAGGATTTGCAACAGCTGCTTCGGGACTAGAATCTACCTGTCTGGTAGTTGCTTATGGACTTGACATTTTCTATACTAGAGTTGCACCCTCTAAAACATTCGACATACTGAAGGATGATTTTGATCATGTGTTGATATCAGTTGTGCTTACAATACTTATCCTGGTTTCGTACATCAGCAAGCGGTTTTCTGCACGAAAAGCATTAAGAGCAGCCTGGAAGTAG